From Acomys russatus chromosome 25, mAcoRus1.1, whole genome shotgun sequence, a single genomic window includes:
- the Ptx4 gene encoding pentraxin-4, which produces MLSEPNPRAPSCAPLIRHGTGTTRPAQSKPKAAVNSSPRTYVELAKIFRVSETDAYRQRPRNQRGAVALGAPRHLRLRKRKKRRGLRASGGTWGPDPAKQRKPFFERLRRLEEQFQRLQQVTLTHLQDIANNYNVHYNMDARFQSLVEESQAIALAVNQSQAAIQRDVAHLKAWFRKSQRRSRKMDARLQALDLSLNTKSRQWLEQEKEQKAQREAVASLALSVKALQDALASLTQQVHSQDARLAALERQKQRASPNNAALGLTKAPTPTQLAQPGPGSLQLWRDSQASRPSPQHRSSPQDFTVHVQEMQTFQAPSSHQAAPSRTRQGPGNICSTGPVFVFPNTSTDNVVFFSPGFLMPLRALSFCSWVRVATSHLGTLLSYATKDNDNKLVLHGRDSLLPGSIHFVIGDPVFRELSLRPLLDGQWHHICLIWTSKEGKYWLHIDRRIVATGSRFREGYEIPPGGSLVLGQEQDTMGGEFDSSEAFVGSISGLAIWDRALVPREVANLATGKELPTGAILTLTNVTSVGGFVQRAKCACLEQCP; this is translated from the exons ATGCTGTCAGAGCCAAACCCGCGCGCGCCCTCCTGCGCGCCGCTGATTCGCCACGGCACCGGGACCACGCGCCCTGCTCAGAGTAAGCCGAAGGCAGCTGTGAATTCGAGTCCCAGAACTTACGTGGAACTGGCAAAGATATTTAGAGTTTCTGAGACTGATGCCTACCGGCAACGTCCGAGGAATCAGCGCGGCGCAGTCGCGCTAGGGGCCCCGAGGCACCTGCGCCTGCGCAAGAGAAAAAAGAGGCGTGGCCTAAGAGCCTCGGGCGGGACTTGG GGACCTGACCCAGCTAAGCAAAGAAAACCATTTTTCGAGAGGCTCCGTCGACTAGAAGAGCAG tttcagagactccAACAGGTGACCTTAACACACCTGCAGGACATTGCCAACAACTACAATGTGCACTACAATATGGATGCCCGCTTCCAGAGCCTGGTGGAAGAGAGCCAGGCCATAGCTCTAGCAGTGAACCAGTCTCAAGCCGCCATACAACGGGATGTGGCCCACCTAAAGGCATGGTTTAGGAAGAGCCAGCGCAGGAGCCGGAAGATGGATGCCCGGCTTCAAGCCTTGGACCTCTCCCTGAAcacaaagagcagacagtggctGGAGCAGGAAAAGGAGCAAAAGGCACAGAGGGAGGCTGTTGCAAGCCTGGCCCTGAGCGTTAAGGCCCTACAGGATGCGCTGGCCAGCCTGACACAGCAAGTCCATAGCCAGGATGCTAGGCTTGCtgctcttgagaggcagaagcagagggcctCCCCTAATAATGCAGCCCTGGGGCTGACtaaagcccccacccccacccagcttgCTCAGCCAGGCCCAGGTTCCTTGCAACTGTGGAGGGACAGCCAGGCATCCAGGCCTTCACCCCAACACAGGAGTTCCCCCCAAGACTTCACTGTCCATGTTCAGGAGATGCAGACGTTCCAAGCTCCAAGCAGCCATCAAGCAGCCCCATCAAGGACCCGCCAAGGACCAGGAAACA TTTGCAGCACAGGCCCAGTGTTCGTTTTCCCCAACACCTCCACTGACAATGTGGTCTTCTTCAGCCCTGGCTTCCTCATGCCCCTTCGAGCCCTGTCCTTCTGCAGTTGGGTCCGCGTGGCCACCAGCCACCTGGGCACACTCCTTTCCTATGCCACCAAAGACAATGACAACAAGCTAGTACTGCACGGCCGTGACTCCCTGCTCCCCGGCTCCATCCACTTTGTGATCGGTGACCCGGTTTTCAGAGAATTGTCCCTGCGACCACTCTTGGATGGTCAGTGGCACCACATTTGTCTCATCTGGACATCCAAGGAGGGCAAGTACTGGCTCCACATAGACCGAAGGATAGTAGCCACCGGCTCCCGCTTCAGAGAGGGTTATGAGATCCCGCCTGGAGGGTCCCTTGTGCTTGGCCAGGAACAGGACACTATGGGGGGTGAGTTTGACAGCTCTGAGGCCTTTGTAGGGAGCATATCTGGATTGGCTATCTGGGACCGGGCGCTGGTCCCTAGAGAAGTTGCCAACTTGGCCACTGGGAAAGAGCTCCCGACAGGTGCCATTCTGACGCTGACCAATGTCACGTCAGTGGGCGGATTTGTGCAGAGAGCCAAATGTGCCTGCTTGGAGCAGTGTCCATGA